One part of the Glycine max cultivar Williams 82 chromosome 14, Glycine_max_v4.0, whole genome shotgun sequence genome encodes these proteins:
- the LOC100799598 gene encoding auxin-responsive protein SAUR50: protein MSSMDLKKSNKIREIVRLQQILKKWRKLANSSKTTMVTTTATATVTSSASKSMKYLKRTLSLSEREGGSSNVVPKGYLAVCVGEELKRFTIPTEYLGHQAFQILLREAEEEFGFQQTGVLRIPCEVAVFESILKMVEGKEDKFSSQECRLSIEEMMMGYRSENQLAYSHHPQSPLCR, encoded by the coding sequence ATGTCTTCTATGGATCTAAAGAAATCTAACAAGATCAGAGAAATTGTTAGGCTTCAACAGATCCTCAAGAAATGGAGAAAGTTAGCCAACTCATCAAAAACCACTATGGTTACCACCACCGCTACCGCCACTGTCACCTCTTCCGCCAGCAAGAGCATGAAGTATCTTAAGAGAACACTTTCCCTATCAGAACGTGAAGGAGGGTCAAGCAATGTAGTCCCCAAAGGGTACCTAGCTGTTTGTGTTGGTGAAGAGCTCAAGAGGTTCACTATACCAACTGAATATTTAGGTCATCAAGCCTTTCAGATTCTCCTCAGAGAAGCAGAAGAAGAATTTGGCTTTCAACAAACCGGAGTTCTGAGGATTCCTTGTGAAGTGGCTGTTTTTGAGAGCATCTTGAAGATGGTGGAAGGAAAGGAGGACAAGTTTTCCTCCCAAGAATGTAGACTCAGCATTGAAGAAATGATGATGGGTTACCGCTCCGAAAACCAACTTGCTTATTCTCACCATCCTCAAAGTCCACTGTGCAGATAG